From the Ralstonia wenshanensis genome, the window TGCGTACTTCGAAGCCGTCGTGGCGGATGCGGGCGCCGCGAACGCCAAGGCCGCGGCCAACTGGATCATGGGCGAGGTCGCCTCGAACCTGAACCGCGCCGACCTGGACATCGACGCTGCACCGGTGTCGCCCGCGCAACTGGCCAAGCTGCTCGCGCGCATTGCCGACGGCACGATCAGCAACAACACCGCCAAGAAGGACGTCTTCCCCGCCATGTGGGCCGGCGAACACGGCGGCGATGCCGACGCGATCATCGCCGAGAAGGGCCTGAAGCAGATGTCCGATTCGGGCGAGCTGGAGAAGATCATCGACGACGTGCTGGCGGCCAACGCCAAGTCGGTCGAGGAATTCCGCGCCGGCAAGGAGAAGGCATTCAACGCGCTGGTGGGTCAGGCCATGAAGGCCACGCGCGGCAAGGCCAACCCCGCACAAGTCAACGAACTGCTGAAGAAGAAACTCGGCGCAGCCTGATGAGCACCTCCACGATGAACGCACAAGACGTCGCCAACTACCTGCAGGCGCATCCGGCCTTCTTTGAAGAGCACGCCGAGCTGCTGGCCGCCATCCAGCTCACCAGCCCGCACAGCCACCGCGCCGTGTCGCTGCAGGAGCGCCAGATGGAAATCCTGCGCGACAAGAACAAGCACCTCGAACTCAAGCTGTCGGACCTGATGCGCCACGGCAACGAGAACGACCGCACGCAGCAGCGCGTGCACGCGTGGACGACGCGCCTGCTGGGCGAGGCCGACACGCATGCGCTGCCGTATGCCGTGCAGGATGGCCTGCGTGAAATCTTCGACGTGCCGGCTGTGGCGCTGCGCGTGTGGCAGGTCGGCGAAGAATTCGCGCACCTGGAAGTCGCGCAGGGTGTGAGCGAGGAAGTGCGCCTGTTTGCTGCGGGCCTGCGTGCGCCGTATTGCGGCGCCAATGCGGGTTTTGAAGCCGCCGGCTGGTTGGATACGTCGGATACCGGCGAGCCCATCGAATCGCTCGCGATTGTGACGCTGCGCGTGCCGGTGCGGGGCGATGCCGATGCCAGCGCGGCGCCGGCATTCGGCCTGCTGGTGCTCGGCTCGCCGGACGCCCGCCGCTTCCATGACGGCATGGGCACGACCTACCTCGCGCAGATCGGCGAACTGGCCGCTGCCGCGCTCAATCGCCTGCGCGACTGAGCGCAGCCCACCGTATGCCGCACTCTGCATCCGCCGATGACCATGGCGCACAGCCGCCGCATCCGCAGATTGCGGCCTACCTTGACGCACTGAAGTTCGAGCGGCAGCTCTCGCCGCACACGCTGGAGAGCTACACCCGCGAGCTGGCCGTGCTGCAGCGCCTGGGCGCGCAGCACGCTGCCAACGTCGATCTCACGCAACTGCAGTCGCACCATATCCGCCGCATGATGGCGCAACTGCATGGCGACGGTTTGTCCGGCCGCAGCATTGCGCGGGCGCTGTCGGCGTGGCGCGGCTGGTTCAAATGGATGGCGCTGCGCGATGCCGCCGTCACCGCCAATCCCGTTGACGGTGTGCGCGCGCCGAAGAGCCCGAAGCGGTTGCCGAAAGCGTTGTCCGTCGAGCAAGCTGTCGCGCTGATGGAGCAACTGCCCGGCGACGATGCCGAGACCGTCCGCGACCGTGCCGTCAACGAGCTGTTCTATTCGTGCGGACTGCGGCTCTCCGAACTCGTCAGCCTGGATATGCGCCACGTGAAGGCCGGCGCGTATGAATCTTTGAGCTGGCTCGATCTGGAGGCGCGCGAGGTACAGGTGCTCGGCAAGGGCAGCAAGCGGCGCACCGTGCCGGTCGGCACCAAGGCGGCCGAGGCGCTGGCCGCATGGCTGGCGGTGCGCGAGCAACTGGCCAAGCCGGACGCGGCACCCGAAGACGCGCACGCGCTGTTTCTCTCCCCACGTGGCAAGCGGCTGGCGCAGCGGCAGATTCAATTGCGCATGAAGCGCAACGCCATTGCCGCAGGTGTGCCGGCGGATGTGCATCCGCACGTGCTGCGGCATTCGTTTGCCACGCACATGCTGCAGTCGTCGGGCGATTTGCGCGCGGTGCAGGAACTGCTCGGCCACGCCAGCATCGCCAGCACGCAGGTTTATACTTCGCTCGATTTTCAGCACCTGGCCAAGATCTACGATCAGGCGCATCCCCGCGCAAAAAAGAAGTAGCGCATTGCCCGAGCCTTCGGGCGCCCCATCCCCAGTCGTATGCAAACCCTGATTCTGAAGCCCGGCAAGGAGCGCTCGCTGCTGCGCCGGCACCCGTGGATTTTCGCCAACGCCATCGATCGCGTGGAAGGCAAGCCGGCCTCCGGTGCAACCGTCATCGTGCGCGCGCACAACGGCCAGTTTCTGGCGCGCGCCGCGTTCAGCCCCGTCTCGCAGATTCGCGCGCGGGCGTGGAGCTTTGATGAAGCCGAGCCCGTCGACCACGCGTTCTTCAAACGCCGCATTGCCGCCGCCGTGGCGTACCGCCGCGCGTGGGTGCACGACACCGACGCCGTGCGCCTCGTCATGGGCGAAGCCGACGGCCTGCCCGGCCTGATCGTCGACCAGTACGGCACCGGGGACGCGGGCCAGCTCGTCTGCCAGTTCAGCGCCGCGGGCGTGGAGCATTGGAAGCAAGCGATCGTCGCCGCGCTGATCAAAGAGACGGGTTGCCCGAACGTCTACGAACGCTCCGACGTGAGCGTGCGCGAGCGCGAAGGCCTGGAGCAGATGACCGGTGTGCTGGCCGGTGCGGAGCCTGCTGCAGACCTGTCTGCTACCGAGCACGGCGTGCGCTATTACGTCGACGTGCGTGAAGGCCACAAGACGGGCTTCTACATCGATCAGCGCGACAACCGCGCGCTGGTCGGCGCCTTGGCGCGCGATCGCGATGTGCTGAACTGCTTCTGCTATACCGGCGGGTTTTCGCTGGCGGCGCTCAAGGGCGGGGCGCGCTCGGTGGTGTCGATCGATTCGTCGGGCGAGGCGCTGGCGGTGGCTGAGCGCAACGTCACGCTCAATGGCTTCGATCCGGCGCGCGCCGAGTGGTTGGATGCGGACGTCTTCAAGTCGCTGCGCAACTTCCGCGCAGAAGGCCGCCAGTTTGACCTGATCGTGCTGGATCCGCCCAAGTTTGCGGCGTCGGCGCAGCAGGTCGATCGCGCGGCGCGGGCATACAAGGAGATCAACCTGGTCGGCATGCAGTTGCTGCGCCCGGGCGGCCTGCTGTTCACGTATTCGTGCTCGGGCGCGATCGACTCCGACTTGTTCCAGAAGATCGTCGCGGGTGCGGCGGCCGATGCCAAGGTGACGGCGCGCATCCAACGCAGGCTGGCCGGCGGCTTGGATCACCCGCTGCTGACGAGCTTTCCGGAAGGCGAATACCTCAAGGGCCTACTGCTGCAAGTCGGCTAGCAATTTGTCGCAATTTTTGGCTTGTCCCGGCAAGCCTGCATTGCGAAGATGCGGTCCTTCGTTTTCCGCATCACGTCGATGGCATCCAATGCAGCCCATCACGCGACGGGCTGGGCGGCCGGTCTGATTGCCGCCGCCGCCGTCGCACAGGCTTCCCATACATCTCTCGAACATCTCGGCAGCCTCCTGGCGTTTTGCGCGGCGGTTGCGGGCAGCACCGCGCCTGACTGGATGGAGGTGGCCTGGTGGACCCGTGCGCGCCGCCTCTGGATCACGCACCGCACCGCCACCCATTGGGGCATTGGCTGGATCGCGGTGCTTGTGCTGTCGTATCACGCGTTGGGCCATGCGCACCTGTGGGCGCCGCTGCTGTTCGGCTTCGCCTGTGGCGGGCTGATGCACCTGTTGGCGGACTGGCCCAATCCGCTGGGCGTGCCCTGGATCTGGGGGCGCCATTCCCTGAACTGGTGGAAGAGCGGCCGCTGCGACCTGATCGTGGTGACGCTGGCGTGGGTCGCCGCATGCTGGCTGGTGCGGCCGCTGTGGGCGGCGACGGCCACGCGGGTGGTGGGTTGGTTCGCCCACCTGGCGCGATGAGCCTGCCGGCTCGGCATTGTCTGATGGAAGCCGGGCCCGCGAACGACTAAGTTGGAACCGCCGGACGCCACGCGTCCGAACCCAACTTCGTTTGCGCAACGCTTGCGCAAACGCCCTCACCGGAGTCGTCGATGACACTGGATGTGACGCGCCAAGACCCTCGCTACAACACGCTCAAACATGGCTTCAACCTGCGCTGGCCGGCGACGGATGCGCAGGCCGCCAGCCGCATCGCTCTCATAGAAAAGCCCGACGATGTGGCGCCCGCCGTGCAGCGCATCATCAACGCGGGCCAGCGTCCGACCGTGCGCAGCGGCGGGCATTGCTACGAGGATTTCGTCTCCAACAACCCCGACGGCACGATTGTCGACCTGAGCCTGCTCGCCACGCCCGAGGTGCGCGCCGACGGCTCGGTGCGCATTCCGGCCGGCACGCAAAACTGGAACGGCTACCTGGAGCTGTACAAGCGCCACAACGTGACGCTGCCCGGCGGCTCGTGCTATTCGGTTGGCGCCGGCGGGCACATCTGCGGCGGCGGGTATGGGCTGCTTTCGCGGCTGCAAGGGCTGACGGTGGATTGGCTGTCGGCCGTGGACATCGTCACCGTCGACAAAACCGGCAAGGCGGCTGCACGCACGGTGGATGCGGCGCATGATCCGGATCTGTTTCGTGCATGTCGCGGCGCGGGCGGTGGCAACTTCGGCGTCATCACGGGTTACACCTTCGCCAAGCTGCCCGAGGCGCCGCAGGAAGTGGCGCTCGCCACCGTGGCCTTCGACTGGGCGACCATGACGCCGCAGCGCTTTGCCGAACTGCTGCGCATCTACGGCGAATACTGGGAGACGCGCGGCAAGGACCCGGACACGTGGGGCATGTTCTCGCTGCTCAAGCTCACGCACAAATCGTCGGGGCAGATCGTGCTGCTCACGCAGTTCTGCAACCCAGACGGCACGTGTCGCGATCTTTCCATCCTCAATGATTTTCTGAACCGCTTCCAGGCCTGCGCGCCGACGCCGGTCAAAGGGCGCCCGCCCGGCTACGGCCCCGCGCACAGGCAGGGTGTGGGGCGACTGCTCTGCTCCAAGCCGCACACCATCGTGCAATACGACTGGCTGACGGCCACGCAGTATCTGAACGGCTCGGGGGCCAATCAACGTGGCAAATACAAGTCGGCCTATATGAAACGCGGCTTCACGGCGCGTGAGGCGCAGCGCATCTACGCGCACCTCACGCGGACGATGCCGGGTGTCGACCTGAGCCAGTCGCTGCTGCAAGTCGATTCGTACGGCGGCGCCGTCAACAAGACCGAGCGCATTGGCGATACCGCCGTGCCGCAGCGGGCGTCGATCATGAAGCTGCAGTACCAG encodes:
- a CDS encoding DUF484 family protein, whose protein sequence is MNAQDVANYLQAHPAFFEEHAELLAAIQLTSPHSHRAVSLQERQMEILRDKNKHLELKLSDLMRHGNENDRTQQRVHAWTTRLLGEADTHALPYAVQDGLREIFDVPAVALRVWQVGEEFAHLEVAQGVSEEVRLFAAGLRAPYCGANAGFEAAGWLDTSDTGEPIESLAIVTLRVPVRGDADASAAPAFGLLVLGSPDARRFHDGMGTTYLAQIGELAAAALNRLRD
- the xerC gene encoding tyrosine recombinase XerC, yielding MPHSASADDHGAQPPHPQIAAYLDALKFERQLSPHTLESYTRELAVLQRLGAQHAANVDLTQLQSHHIRRMMAQLHGDGLSGRSIARALSAWRGWFKWMALRDAAVTANPVDGVRAPKSPKRLPKALSVEQAVALMEQLPGDDAETVRDRAVNELFYSCGLRLSELVSLDMRHVKAGAYESLSWLDLEAREVQVLGKGSKRRTVPVGTKAAEALAAWLAVREQLAKPDAAPEDAHALFLSPRGKRLAQRQIQLRMKRNAIAAGVPADVHPHVLRHSFATHMLQSSGDLRAVQELLGHASIASTQVYTSLDFQHLAKIYDQAHPRAKKK
- a CDS encoding class I SAM-dependent rRNA methyltransferase; this encodes MQTLILKPGKERSLLRRHPWIFANAIDRVEGKPASGATVIVRAHNGQFLARAAFSPVSQIRARAWSFDEAEPVDHAFFKRRIAAAVAYRRAWVHDTDAVRLVMGEADGLPGLIVDQYGTGDAGQLVCQFSAAGVEHWKQAIVAALIKETGCPNVYERSDVSVREREGLEQMTGVLAGAEPAADLSATEHGVRYYVDVREGHKTGFYIDQRDNRALVGALARDRDVLNCFCYTGGFSLAALKGGARSVVSIDSSGEALAVAERNVTLNGFDPARAEWLDADVFKSLRNFRAEGRQFDLIVLDPPKFAASAQQVDRAARAYKEINLVGMQLLRPGGLLFTYSCSGAIDSDLFQKIVAGAAADAKVTARIQRRLAGGLDHPLLTSFPEGEYLKGLLLQVG
- a CDS encoding metal-dependent hydrolase produces the protein MASNAAHHATGWAAGLIAAAAVAQASHTSLEHLGSLLAFCAAVAGSTAPDWMEVAWWTRARRLWITHRTATHWGIGWIAVLVLSYHALGHAHLWAPLLFGFACGGLMHLLADWPNPLGVPWIWGRHSLNWWKSGRCDLIVVTLAWVAACWLVRPLWAATATRVVGWFAHLAR
- a CDS encoding FAD-dependent oxidoreductase, whose protein sequence is MTLDVTRQDPRYNTLKHGFNLRWPATDAQAASRIALIEKPDDVAPAVQRIINAGQRPTVRSGGHCYEDFVSNNPDGTIVDLSLLATPEVRADGSVRIPAGTQNWNGYLELYKRHNVTLPGGSCYSVGAGGHICGGGYGLLSRLQGLTVDWLSAVDIVTVDKTGKAAARTVDAAHDPDLFRACRGAGGGNFGVITGYTFAKLPEAPQEVALATVAFDWATMTPQRFAELLRIYGEYWETRGKDPDTWGMFSLLKLTHKSSGQIVLLTQFCNPDGTCRDLSILNDFLNRFQACAPTPVKGRPPGYGPAHRQGVGRLLCSKPHTIVQYDWLTATQYLNGSGANQRGKYKSAYMKRGFTAREAQRIYAHLTRTMPGVDLSQSLLQVDSYGGAVNKTERIGDTAVPQRASIMKLQYQTYWGAAADDAGHLRWISDFYRDVYGAPDVPAPHSGTPYPGDRYEGCYINYPDVDMLAYPFWPQLYYGSGDLYAFLQDVKHRYDPNNIFHHAMSVRV